A region from the Coffea eugenioides isolate CCC68of chromosome 9, Ceug_1.0, whole genome shotgun sequence genome encodes:
- the LOC113782293 gene encoding putative FBD-associated F-box protein At5g56690: MVNRRTEIKKIEDKAKQNAAFRTRRKELFKMAREFGQDFGAQVAVVTIYEAGNAFVFGHPNLTSVVQNYKEAKEVESSKRDDDDDQEAVHEFGYLANSMEKKAKKARSAPPQSRQKDWIDQLPEEILGNILSRMAMKEAARTSILSRRWRNLWKIYGSHLDFDASETMRLMFDGVKERHIEAPKYRDWVNQVLDSHEGSSLERLRIAFDLGGSYIYATAVDKWIDFAIVKRVQRLEVDLTAAAGCYTCSDSVYTFPSWLLDLPSDFPSFDRLTALCLKSVSITEEDLAYFLSTCPFLEQLTVENSSSLQNFRVSGQSLKLKHLEIGYCQKLQNVEVSAAILVSFKYAGPRINICLIQVPELALVSFSNQYCEKFIINSPSSLYLSRLEKLELDLRFTGSARCVGFPSNFPEFSNLKHLELKFVAVADESVLFFSSIIGASPGLIKLTLKYDIDWATRHQTLSNPEVFRNQGILEVCEKEWEEQARRYSHKCLNVIEFVGWAGIKTDVQLANYLLETAISLEKIIVDRRIPRYTRTSWNEELCPMPGNREAALLSAKELQRKLPPRAQLIIV, encoded by the exons ATGGTGAACAGAAGAACGGAGATTAAAAAAATTGAGGACAAGGCCAAGCAAAACGCTGCATTCAGAACCAGGCGAAAAGAGCTGTTCAAGATGGCCCGTGAATTTGGCCAAGATTTTGGCGCACAGGTAGCGGTCGTCACCATCTATGAAGCGGGCAATGCCTTTGTCTTTGGTCATCCTAATCTTACATCCGTTGTCCAGAATTATAAAGAAGCTAAGGAAGTTGAATCATCTAAAagggatgatgatgatgatcaaGAAGCAGTACATGAA TTTGGCTATTTGGCTAATTCCATGGAGAAAAAGGCGAAGAAGGCCCGTAGTGCACCACCGCAGTCGCGCCAGAAG GATTGGATTGATCAGTTGCCGGAAGAAATTCTGGGAAACATATTGTCACGCATGGCGATGAAAGAGGCAGCAAGGACAAGTATCCTTTCTCGTAGGTGGAGGAACCTCTGGAAAATTTATGGTAGCCATTTGGATTTTGATGCATCGGAAACAATGCGGCTTATGTTCGATGGGGTTAAAGAACGCCACATCGAAGCACCAAAATATCGAGATTGGGTTAATCAAGTCTTAGATTCACATGAAGGTTCATCATTAGAACGACTGAGAATTGCTTTTGACTTGGGCGGGTCATATATTTATGCAACTGCTGTTGATAAATGGATCGACTTTGCCATCGTGAAAAGAGTCCAAAGGCTTGAAGTGGATCTGACTGCAGCTGCCGGATGTTATACCTGTTCTGATAGTGTCTATACTTTCCCGTCCTGGTTGCTGGATTTACCTTCTGATTTTCCGAGTTTTGACAGACTAACAGCCCTGTGCTTGAAGTCTGTTTCGATAACTGAAGAAGATCTTGCATACTTCTTATCAACATGTCCTTTCCTCGAGCAACTAACGGTGGAAAATTCTTCCTCTCTGCAAAACTTCAGAGTTTCGGGTCAGTCACTCAAGTTGAAGCACTTGGAGATTGGATACTGCCAGAAGTTGCAGAATGTTGAGGTTTCAGCTGCAATTCTTGTATCTTTCAAATACGCCGGGCCAAGGATAAACATATGCCTAATACAAGTTCCAGAACTCGCTTTAGTTTCCTTTAGTAATCAATACTGTGAGAAGTTCATCATCAATTCTCCAAGTTCTTTGTATCTCTCTCGGCTGGAGAAACTGGAATTGGATCTGAGGTTCACG GGTTCAGCAAGATGCGTAGGTTTTCCATCTAATTTTCCGGAattcagcaaccttaagcactTGGAATTGAAATTTGTAGCAGTTGCCGATGAAAGTGTTCTCTTCTTCAGCTCCATCATAGGTGCATCTCCTGGACTAATTAAGTTGACATTGAAGTATGACATTGATTGGGCAACAAGACACCAAACCTTATCAAATCCAGAAGTATTTAGAAACCAAGGAATTTTAGAAGTGTGTGAGAAGGAGTGGGAAGAGCAAGCAAGGAGATACAGTCACAAGTGTCTCAACGTGATCGAATTTGTTGGTTGGGCTGGGATCAAGACCGATGTTCAACTTGCCAATTATTTGCTCGAGACTGCCATCTCACTAGAGAAGATCATAGTTGATCGCCGAATTCCTCGTTATACTCGAACATCATGGAATGAAGAGCTCTGTCCAATGCCAGGGAACAGGGAAGCTGCTTTACTAAGTGCGAAGGAGCTTCAGAGGAAACTACCTCCCAGAGCCCAGCTGATTATAGTTTAG
- the LOC113782294 gene encoding MADS-box transcription factor 23-like, whose amino-acid sequence MGKRKLEVKKIEDKKKQRDTFEARQQGLFKKARQLVQLYDAGVALITISETGKISEYGNPTLDSILQRYQEAKKGEAAAKASNDVQPQAENLPKHDADETEESPDDDDQNTSDQEI is encoded by the coding sequence atgggaaaaagaaaattagaagtCAAGAAAATTGAGGACAAGAAAAAGCAAAGGGATACATTTGAAGCAAGGCAACAAGGGTTGTTTAAGAAGGCCCGCCAACTTGTCCAATTATATGATGCAGGGGTAGCATTGATCACCATCTCTGAAACTGGAAAAATCTCTGAATATGGTAATCCTACTCTTGATTCTATCCTCCAGCGTTATCAAGAAGCCAAGAAAGGTGAAGCAGCCGCAAAAGCTAGCAATGATGTTCAGCCACAAGCAGAGAATCTTCCCAAACATGATGCTGATGAAACAGAGGAAAGCCCTGATGATGATGATCAGAACACTTCTGATCAAGAAATATGA
- the LOC113782295 gene encoding MADS-box transcription factor 25-like has translation MDGYYVQNSLNRDNQEITEGKRKLEVKKIEDKKKQRDIFEARQRGLFKKARQLVQLYDAGVALITISEVGKISEYGNPTLDSILQRYQEAKKGEAAVKASNDVQPQKLTMIFSHKQRIFPNMMLMKQRKALMMMIRTFLIKKYEITVKW, from the exons atggatggttactaCGTGCAAAACTCTTTAAATAGAgataaccaagaaattactgaag gaaaaagaaaattagaagtCAAGAAAATTGAGGACAAGAAAAAGCAAAGGGATATATTTGAAGCAAGGCAACGAGGGTTGTTTAAGAAGGCCCGCCAACTTGTCCAGTTATATGATGCAGGGGTAGCATTGATCACCATCTCTGAAGTTGGAAAAATCTCTGAATATGGTAATCCTACTCTTGATTCTATCCTCCAGCGTTATCAAGAAGCCAAGAAAGGTGAAGCAGCCGTAAAAGCTAGCAATGATGTTCAGCCGCAAAAGCTAACAATGATATTCAGCCACAAGCAGAGAATCTTCCCAAACATGATGCTGATGAAACAGAGGAAAGCCCTGATGATGATGATCAGAACATTTCTGATCAAGAAATATGAGATTACAGTGAAATGGTGA